The uncultured Mailhella sp. genome segment ACGTTCTTGGCCTTGGCCTTTTCCGGCGTGCCGTACACGTCCCACCTGGCGCTCGCTTCTTCCTTGCCGTCCTTCGCGGAAACGGCATACTTGCCGGGAGCCAGAGAAACGTTGCGAAGAATGATGGCAGAGCCCTTGCCTTCCTCGTTCTTGATGAATTCCGGCTTGGCACCGAAGACGTCGGCAACGCTCTTGCCGTTGATGCGCACGTCGATGTCGGACTGGCTGAGTTCACGGTCGAATTCCACCTTGAAGTCAAACTTCGAGGTCCCCAGGAAACGCGCCGTGTCCACAGGATAAATGGACGGCGCAGCCTGAGCAGTTGCGGTCAGAAGCGCCATGCCGAGACACAGCGGCATCATCACGGTAGCTTTCATAACTTCCTCCAGTGTTGTTTTCAGCTGCCGCCACTATGAGCAACAACCGTAACTCCCCTGTGAAGTCATGATAAATTGTTCGTGAAGAAACACTACGCGAACATGAAGAAAGGAAAGAGAAAGAGAGAATTGTACCGGGGGAAGGAGGGACACCTTTTGAAAAAGGTTGTCCCTCCTTCCCCCGGGGGCCCCCATCCTCCCTTCCAAAACTTTTTATTTCGGTGAATGCGGAAACGGGCTGTCCCGCAGCGTGGTGCCCAGCCGGGAAAATCCCCCTTGCCGGGTGCCGCTCTGCTCATCCTGCGGGAGAGCTTTTCGAGAGGGGTCACTGCGGGGAGGCAAGGCACTTTTTCAAAACATTTTTCTGAAAGTCTTTCCTGAAAACGCTCTCAAAACGGTTCTTCCGATACCCTTCCCCGAGAATCTTCCCCGAAAGGCGTCCCCCAAACACTTTTCCGATGCACTTTTTCTGAGAAGATGTCTCGAAATACGTTCCAAGACGCTTTCCCGATGCGCTTCCTGAAGCGCGGCCCCCGAGAGAATTTCCCAGCACGGTTTTGCGAATGTCTCTCCCGATGCCCTGCCCTAAACACTTTTTCTGAAAGCCTTTCCGGGGGAATATTCTCGCTCCCCTTTCGAAGCGCGGCGAGTCCGCGCCGCCTCAGACACTTTTCTCAAGAGGCTTTCCGGGAGCACATTTCACGGGACACTGTTCCGCGACGCCCCTTCCCAAAGACGCGTTTCGGAAAGCCTTTCCCGGGGCGCTTTCCCAAAACTTTCCCCGAGCGGCTTCCCTCCCGCTTTTCTCAAAACACGTTTCCGCGCCCCTCCCAAGGACGCGAAAAGGGGATGCCCCTTTCGGGACATCCCCTTTTGTTATTCTGTATCAGCATGGCGACCGGACGCCCCGGCCTTCCTCGGCGTTGCCGCCTTCCGGAACAGCCTGCGGAGCCTCTCGCGTTTCCCGAAAGAAACGCTCGGCGCGATGCCCGGCGTCAGCGCCTTGCGACGCGAATGCGGGCGATGGCGCGGGTGAGCGCAAGCTCGGCCCGGTGCACGTCCGTATCGGGCTTGGGATCGGACAGACGCTGTTCGGCGCGGGCCTTGGCCTGTTCCGCCCTGTCCACGTCGATGTCGGAGGCCAGTTCGGCGGCTTCCGCCAGAATGGTCACCTTGTTGTCGGCGATCTGGGCGAATCCTCCGGATACGAAGACCCATTTCGTCGTGCCGCCCTGACGATAGTACAGGTCGCCGATCTTCAGCGCGGAAAGCATGGCCGCATGGGAAGGCAGGAGGCCGAACTGACCGTCCACGCCGCTCGCGCCCACATATTCCACGTCCGCCTGAAGCACAACCTTGTCGGGCGTGACGATATCGAGACGAAGACCTTCCATGGCGGTCTCCTCTTATGCCTGCTGACGCTTGTTGTACTTTTCAATGGCCATGTCGATGCTGCCCACGTTGAACACGTCGGTCTCGGAGAGATAGTCGTATTCGCCTTCAAGCAGACCCTTGAAGCCCTTGATGGTGTCTTCCAGTTTCACATACACGCCGGGAATGCCGGAGAACACTTCTGCCACATGGAAAGGCTGCGACAGGAAGCGCTGAATGCGGCGGGCGCGGGCCACGGTCATCTTGTCCTCGTCGGAAAGTTCGTCCATGCCGAGGATGGCGATGATGTCCTGAAGGTCCTTGTACTTCTGCAGCACCTGCTGAACGCGGCGGGCCACGGAATAGTGTTCTTCGCCGACCACGTTCGGATCAAGGATGCGCGAGGTGGAGTCAAGCGGGTCCACGGCCGGGTAAATGCCCAGTTCGGCGATGGAACGGTTGAGCACCAGCGTGCCGTCGAGGTGAGCGAAGGTAGTGGCGGGAGCCGGGTCGGTAAGGTCGTCGGCGGGAACGTACACGGCCTGCACGGAGGTGATGGAGCCTGCGGAGGTGGAGGTGATGCGTTCCTGGAGACCGCCGAGGTCGGTGCCGAGGGTGGGCTGATAGCCCACGGCCGAAGGCATGCGGCCGAGCAGTGCGGACACTTCGGAGCCGGCCTGCGTGAAGCGGAAGATGTTGTCGATGAAGAGCAGCACGTCCTGATGTTCTTCGTCGCGGAAGTACTCGGCGCAGGCAAGGGCGGTGAGGGCCACGCGGGCACGGGCTCCCGGGGGTTCGTTCATCTGGCCGTAAACAAGCACGGCGCGTTCCAGAACTCCGGCTTCCTTGAGTTCGCCGTAGAGGTCGTTGCCCTCACGGGTACGTTCGCCAACACCCGCAAACACGGAGTTGCCGCCGTGCTGCTTGGCGATGTTGTTGATCATTTCCATGAGGATAACGGTCTTGCCCACGCCGGCGCCGCCGAACAGACCGATCTTGCCGCCCTTGGGGAACGGAATGAGCAGGTCCACGACCTTGATGCCGGTTTCCAGCAGTTCCACCTTGGTGTTCAGTTCGGTGAACGCCGGGGCGGGACGATGGATGGGGAAGTACTTGTCCGTTTCGATCGGGCCGAGACCGTCCACGGGACGACCGACCACGTTCAGGATGCGGCCGATGGCAGCCTTGCCCACAGGGGTCATGATGGGCTTGCCGGTATCGACCACTTCCATGCCGCGAACCAGACCGTCGGTGCTGTCCATGGCGATGGTGCGCACCACGTTGTTGCCCAGGTGCTGGGCGACTTCGCAGACGAGGTCCGTGGCGTTGGGGTTGTTGATATTATTGATCTCAAGCGCGTTGAGGATGTTCGGCAGCTGTCCCTCGGGGAAAGCTACGTCCACAACAGCGCCGATGACCTGCACAATATGGCCTTTGTTTGCTGTCATGCCCTAATGCTCCTACTGGCTTTGCTGCGCATTTGCGCCGCCAACGATGTCGATAAGTTCGTTGGTGATGGCAGCCTGACGGGTCTTGTTGTAAAGAAGCGTCAGAGAATTGGTCAGTTCGTCGCAGTTGCGCGTGGCGTTGTCCATGGCGGCCATGCGCGCTGCGTTCTCGCTGGCGGAGTTGTCGAGAAGTCCGCGGTAGATCTGAACGTTCACATAGCGGGGCAGCAGTTCCGCCAGCAGAACCCCGACTTCGGGTTCGTACAGGCATTCGGCCGCCGGCTTGTTGCCGTCCTCTTCCCTGGCGGCTGCGGTCACGGGCAGAAGCTCCATCTTCGTGGGAATCTGGCGCGTCATGCCCGCAAACTCGCTGTACACGAGGTACACTTCATCGGCCTCGCCGCTTTCATAAAGCTGCGACACCTTTCCGCCCAGACGGGCCGCCAGGCGGAAATCGAAGGAACCCATGACGTCTCCGTACGATTCGATGATCTCGTAGGAGGTCTTGCGCACCGCGTCGCGGCCCTTCCGGCCCACGCAGATGAACCGGACGCTCAGCCCCTCCTCGGTCTTGGCGCGGGCCAGATCGAGAGCGGTAGATATCAGATTGACGTTGAAGCCCCCGCACAGGCCGCGATCGGAGGAAAGAAGCACGACCACCGCCGACTTCACCTCCTTGTGGACCTGAAGCAGCGGATGAGCCGCTTCTTCCGTTCTGGCGGCAAGATCGCCCAGCATCTCGCCGAACTTTTCCGCGTAGGGGCGGAACCGTTCGATGCGGTTCTGAGCGCCGCGCAGCTTCGCCGAGGCGACCATGCCCATGGCCCTCGTGATCTGCTTGGTCTTGCCGACGCCAGCTATCTGGAGTTTTACATCTTTCAACGAAGGCATGAGTTACCCCCGCGCCTTGAAGGATACCTTGAACTCTTTGATGGCCGCGGAAAGACGGGCTTCCAGATCGTCGTCCAGCTTCTTGCGATCGCGGATATCGGCGAGGATATCGGGCTTTTCGGTGCGAAGCATTTCCAGCATGCCGCCTTCAAACGGCAGCACGTCTTTCACCTCGATGTCGTCCAGGAAGCCGCGGGAAGCAGCAAAGATGGAGGCCACCTGCTCTTCCGTGGGCATGGGATGATACTGAGGCTGCTTGAGCAGCTCCGTCATGCGGGCGCCGCGATCGAGAATGGCCTTGGTGTCCTTGTCCAGATCGGAACCGAACTGGGCGAAGGCGGCCATTTCGCGGTAGTGGGCGAGGTCCAGACGCAGCGAGCCTGCCACCTGCTTCATGGCCTTGATCTGGGCGGCGCCGCCCACGCGGGACACGGAGATGCCCACGTTGATGGCGGGACGGATGCCGGCGTTGAACAGGTTCGTTTCCAGGAACACCTGACCGTCGGTGATGGAGATCACGTTGGTGGGGATGTAGGCGGAAACGTCGCCGGCCTGCGTTTCGATGACGGGCAGAGCCGTCAGAGAACCGGCGCCCAGCTCGTCGCTGAGCTTGGCCGCGCGTTCGAGCAGGCGGGAGTGCAGGTAGAACACGTCGCCGGGGAAGGCTTCACGTCCCGGAGGACGACGGAGCAGCAGGGACATCTGGCGATAGGCCACGGCCTGCTTGGAAAGGTCGTCGTAAATAATGAGCGCGTGTTCGCCGTTGTCGCGGTAGAATTCGGCCATGGTGCAGCCGGAATACGGCGCGATGTACTGCAGAGGCGCGGATTCCGAAGCCGAGGCGGACACGATGGTGGTGTATTCCATGGCGCCGTGCTGGCGGAGGGTTTCCGCCACCAGAGCCACGGTGGACTTCTTCTGACCGATGGCCACGTAGAAGCAGTGAACGCCGGTGCCCTTCTGGGCAAGGATGGCGTCCACGCAGATGGCGGTCTTGCCCACCTGACGGTCGCCGATGATGAGTTCGCGCTGACCGCGGCCGATGGGCGTGATGGCGTCGATGGCCTTGATGCCCGTCACCATGGGTTCATGAACGCTCTTGCGCTGCATGATGCCGGGAGCTTTAAGTTCCACGGGACGGATTTCCGTGCTTTCCACGGGTCCCAGACCGTCGATGGGCTGACCCAGCGGGTTCAGCACGCGTCCGGCGACGGCGGGTCCCACCGGCACAGAGAAGATGCGGCCGGTACGCTTGACCGGATCGCCTTCCTTGATGCCGGTGTCGTCGCCGAGCAGGGCGACGCCGACGTTGTCTTCTTCGAGGTTGAGCACCATGCCCATGAGTCCGCCGGGAAACTCCAGCAGCTCCATCGACATGGCATTCCGCACGCCGTACACGCGGGCGATGCCGTCGCCCACGTACATGACGGTGCCGGTCTCGCTCATTTCCACATGCTGGTCGTAGTTGCGGATCTGCTCCTCGATGATCTTTCCGATCTCTTCAGCCTTGATGTGCATGGCCTACTCACCCCTCTTGATGGATTCCCTGAGGTTGTCGAGCTGCGCGCGCAGGCTTGCGTCGTACACCTTGTCTCCCACGCGGAAGACGATGCCTCCGATGATGGAGGGATCGATGACGTATTCAAGCTCAAGCTTGCGCTCTGTCTGCGATTCCAACTTGTTCTTGATGCTGTCCTTGCGCGCGTCGTCCAGCTCCACGGCCGTGGTCACGACCCCGCGGGAGATGCCGCGGGCCTCGTCGAGCATGGCCGAAAAATCCGCCGCGATGGCGGGAATGAGCGGCAGCCGGTCCTTGTCGGCCAGCAGCGCGCAAAAACGTTGTTCCACGGCGCCGCCGCCCGCCACATCCAGCAGGGACAGCACCACTTTCTTCTTCTCCTCCGTGGAGAGGACGGGATTGCGAAAAGCCTCGGCCAGTTGAGGAGTCTTTTCCACAGCCTCGCCCAGAGCACTCAGAGACGCTCCATAGCGTTCCAATTCCGCCATGCCCGCCTCTTTTCCGATGGAAAAGAGCGCCGAGGCATAACGCCGGGACACGACATTGCCAATCACTGCAGCACCACCTTGGTCAACGATTTGTCGATCAGTTTCTGATGCGTCGTGGCATCCAGCCTGTCGCGAAGGCTCTTTTCCACCTCCGCAACGATGGTGTCGGCCATACGTTCGCGAATGGCTTCAAGCTCGGCCTTGCCTTCCTGCTCCGCGCCCTTCTTCGCCTGCTCCACAATGTGGGCGGCCTGGGCCTCGGCCTCGGACACGATGGCGGCCTTGATGCGTTCCGCCTGCGCGCGGCCTTCTTCCAGAAGCTTTGCGCATTCCGCTTCCACGTCGGCTATCTGACGCTCGACCTCGGCAAGCCGGGCCTCGGCCTCCTGCTTGCGTTTGGCCAGATCGTCCATTTCCTGAACGATTTCCTCACGGCGACCCGTGAAAAACTTTTTGATGAGCTTGCCTGCCGCGTACCAGATGATGCCGACAAAGATGGCGGCATTGATCACGCGCAGCAGAAAGTCTCCCCACGGCAGGGAATGCCCGTCGCTCGCGGACGCAACCTGGCAGGAAATCAGGACCAGAGCGCAGGCCGTCACTATACCATAGATTCTTTGCACGCCGTTCTCCTTGCTGCGATGATGCTATCCGAGCATGGCCTTGAGAGCCACCTGAACAAA includes the following:
- a CDS encoding F0F1 ATP synthase subunit epsilon, with the protein product MEGLRLDIVTPDKVVLQADVEYVGASGVDGQFGLLPSHAAMLSALKIGDLYYRQGGTTKWVFVSGGFAQIADNKVTILAEAAELASDIDVDRAEQAKARAEQRLSDPKPDTDVHRAELALTRAIARIRVARR
- the atpD gene encoding F0F1 ATP synthase subunit beta, whose translation is MTANKGHIVQVIGAVVDVAFPEGQLPNILNALEINNINNPNATDLVCEVAQHLGNNVVRTIAMDSTDGLVRGMEVVDTGKPIMTPVGKAAIGRILNVVGRPVDGLGPIETDKYFPIHRPAPAFTELNTKVELLETGIKVVDLLIPFPKGGKIGLFGGAGVGKTVILMEMINNIAKQHGGNSVFAGVGERTREGNDLYGELKEAGVLERAVLVYGQMNEPPGARARVALTALACAEYFRDEEHQDVLLFIDNIFRFTQAGSEVSALLGRMPSAVGYQPTLGTDLGGLQERITSTSAGSITSVQAVYVPADDLTDPAPATTFAHLDGTLVLNRSIAELGIYPAVDPLDSTSRILDPNVVGEEHYSVARRVQQVLQKYKDLQDIIAILGMDELSDEDKMTVARARRIQRFLSQPFHVAEVFSGIPGVYVKLEDTIKGFKGLLEGEYDYLSETDVFNVGSIDMAIEKYNKRQQA
- a CDS encoding F0F1 ATP synthase subunit gamma; this translates as MPSLKDVKLQIAGVGKTKQITRAMGMVASAKLRGAQNRIERFRPYAEKFGEMLGDLAARTEEAAHPLLQVHKEVKSAVVVLLSSDRGLCGGFNVNLISTALDLARAKTEEGLSVRFICVGRKGRDAVRKTSYEIIESYGDVMGSFDFRLAARLGGKVSQLYESGEADEVYLVYSEFAGMTRQIPTKMELLPVTAAAREEDGNKPAAECLYEPEVGVLLAELLPRYVNVQIYRGLLDNSASENAARMAAMDNATRNCDELTNSLTLLYNKTRQAAITNELIDIVGGANAQQSQ
- the atpA gene encoding F0F1 ATP synthase subunit alpha, translating into MHIKAEEIGKIIEEQIRNYDQHVEMSETGTVMYVGDGIARVYGVRNAMSMELLEFPGGLMGMVLNLEEDNVGVALLGDDTGIKEGDPVKRTGRIFSVPVGPAVAGRVLNPLGQPIDGLGPVESTEIRPVELKAPGIMQRKSVHEPMVTGIKAIDAITPIGRGQRELIIGDRQVGKTAICVDAILAQKGTGVHCFYVAIGQKKSTVALVAETLRQHGAMEYTTIVSASASESAPLQYIAPYSGCTMAEFYRDNGEHALIIYDDLSKQAVAYRQMSLLLRRPPGREAFPGDVFYLHSRLLERAAKLSDELGAGSLTALPVIETQAGDVSAYIPTNVISITDGQVFLETNLFNAGIRPAINVGISVSRVGGAAQIKAMKQVAGSLRLDLAHYREMAAFAQFGSDLDKDTKAILDRGARMTELLKQPQYHPMPTEEQVASIFAASRGFLDDIEVKDVLPFEGGMLEMLRTEKPDILADIRDRKKLDDDLEARLSAAIKEFKVSFKARG
- the atpH gene encoding ATP synthase F1 subunit delta, with the translated sequence MIGNVVSRRYASALFSIGKEAGMAELERYGASLSALGEAVEKTPQLAEAFRNPVLSTEEKKKVVLSLLDVAGGGAVEQRFCALLADKDRLPLIPAIAADFSAMLDEARGISRGVVTTAVELDDARKDSIKNKLESQTERKLELEYVIDPSIIGGIVFRVGDKVYDASLRAQLDNLRESIKRGE
- a CDS encoding ATP synthase F0 subunit B, with the protein product MQRIYGIVTACALVLISCQVASASDGHSLPWGDFLLRVINAAIFVGIIWYAAGKLIKKFFTGRREEIVQEMDDLAKRKQEAEARLAEVERQIADVEAECAKLLEEGRAQAERIKAAIVSEAEAQAAHIVEQAKKGAEQEGKAELEAIRERMADTIVAEVEKSLRDRLDATTHQKLIDKSLTKVVLQ